In one Arachis duranensis cultivar V14167 chromosome 9, aradu.V14167.gnm2.J7QH, whole genome shotgun sequence genomic region, the following are encoded:
- the LOC107465478 gene encoding uncharacterized protein LOC107465478, whose amino-acid sequence MDRLKEVNKECYDKLAALDLKVWTKSHFTSYAKSDMLMNNISDTFNGRILEARNKPILTIFEWIRCYWMGRFAEKKKKGAKFMGKILSKPRKRLDIICRRSMEWQPRWAGDLKYECPCSTTRSATVSQRGREMGRGRGGSRPRKSTSATLAAVVSQPAPPASATTTPPVTAPAPPLLPPVAALDPPLPPPVTAPTPPVTAPAPPLPPPDPRNSTAPPVPLLADPPQPAPAPTRSTAPPLSKTKNFGVRRSGRFKIGVRKAKAGPTETIDLTAD is encoded by the exons ATGGATCGTTTGAAAGAGGTAAATAAAGAGTGTTATGACAAGTTGGCAGCCCTGGATCTTAAGGTATGGACTAAATCTCACTTCACTTCATATGCCAAAAGTGATATGCTAATGAACAATATATCTGATACCTTTAATGGACGAATTTTGGAAGCTCGCAACAAGCCCATTTTGACCATATTTGAATGGATTAGATGTTATTGGATGGGGAGGTTTgctgagaagaagaaaaagggagctAAGTTCATGGGAAAAATACTGTCCAAACCTAGAAAGAGGTTAGACATCATATGTAGAAGGTCCATGGAATGGCAACCTAGGTGGGCTGGGGATTTAAAGTATGAG TGCCCTTGCTCCACCACTAGATCTGCCACTGTTAGCCAAAGAGGAAGGGAAATGGGGCGTGGCAGAGGAGGATCCAGACCTAGAAAATCTACATCTGCTACTCTTGCTGCTGTTGTTTCTCAGCCTGCACCACCTGCATCAGCTACAACTACTCCACCAGTTACTGCACCGGCTCCACCACTACTTCCACCAGTGGCTGCACTAGATCCACCACTACCTCCACCAGTGACTGCACCAACTCCACCAGTGACTGCACCAGCTCCACCACTACCTCCACCAGACCCAAGAAATTCCACAGCTCCACCAGTGCCTCTTCTAGCAGATCCACCACAACCTGCACCAGCTCCAACAAGGTCCACGGCTCCACCACTGTCTAAgacaaaaaattttggtgtaagACGTAGTGGAAGATTTAAGATAGGTGTGAGGAAGGCAAAAGCTGGACCAACTGAAACCATAGACCTAACAGCAGATTAG